From Rutidosis leptorrhynchoides isolate AG116_Rl617_1_P2 chromosome 3, CSIRO_AGI_Rlap_v1, whole genome shotgun sequence, a single genomic window includes:
- the LOC139901621 gene encoding expansin-B15-like, which yields MAFKLLNPFSIFVSACLTFFLFANQSSCSILDDELFVKSYGFSPALGTWYGDPTGAGSGGACGWADDVKLAPFSAMIAAGNSRIFMGGKGCGDCYEIKCTKEPYCSGKPIRVTITDECPGACNNVPFHFDLSGTAFGAMAKPGQGANLRQLGQVDIEFQRVPCNYGRTKIAFKMDSKTNPYWFSTAIQFGDKDGGLKSVEIAQAGAHYFTPMNNIWGAVWVANTDPSFQGPFTFRLTSPTNEVVVARHAVPKDFQPGQTYFSNVNF from the exons ATGGCATTCAAACTTTTAAACCCTTTTTCTATCTTCGTTTCTGCTTGTTTAACTTTTTTTCTTTTTGCAAACCAATCATCATGTTCAATCCTTGATGATGAACTCTTTGTTAAAAGTTATGGATTTTCACCTGCTTTAGGAACTTGGTATGGAGATCCCACTGGTGCTGGAAGtg GAGGAGCCTGTGGATGGGCTGATGATGTAAAATTGGCTCCATTTTCTGCCATGATAGCAGCTGGTAATTCTAGAATTTTTATGGGAGGCAAAGGATGTGGGGATTGTTATGAG ATAAAGTGCACCAAAGAGCCTTATTGTTCAGGAAAACCAATTAGGGTGACTATAACAGATGAATGCCCTGGTGCATGTAACAATGTTCCGTTCCACTTTGATCTAAGCGGAACTGCTTTTGGTGCAATGGCGAAACCAGGACAAGGTGCGAATCTTCGCCAACTTGGCCAAGTAGATATTGAATTTCAaag GGTTCCATGCAACTATGGTAGAACAAAGATCGCTTTCAAGATGGACTCGAAAACAAACCCTTACTGGTTTTCAACCGCGATACAATTTGGAGATAAAGATGGTGGACTAAAATCAGTGGAGATAGCGCAGGCAGGAGCTCATTATTTTACTCCTATGAACAATATTTGGGGTGCGGTTTGGGTAGCCAATACTGATCCATCTTTTCAAGGTCCGTTCACGTTCAGGCTCACATCTCCAACCAACGAAGTGGTTGTGGCTAGACATGCTGTTCCTAAGGACTTTCAACCTGGCCAAACTTATTTCTCGAATGTTAACTTTTAG